A genomic stretch from Asterias rubens chromosome 19, eAstRub1.3, whole genome shotgun sequence includes:
- the LOC117303110 gene encoding uncharacterized protein LOC117303110, with product MYWQQQQQSQQQQGSRYGRQSSNNMSQSPPGWGSPTNSNLPSLLDMSGNLRRSEPLLRTPEYGNRGPPSRSTGLLESPPMAYQKTQQDMLGQLDSGIDELVAAKVRIQQAMLAASADTYDHPPTSPTFQQHSRPQSTPNRQQNQNQWRQQVTPQYQDKRRSSGGGQMGRNTGGGGARGGNDGRRSGPGSGGRDNRGSGGVGQNRGQSSAKKRRNSSEAYDPARPTEDDRGFTSIGRPVDDLQVTIKQQSRGRAVVDDAGPARKKPMQGPRSGSKPTQQSSVENDSNKSAWFCHVCRVSCHNIKVYQIHMKSDKHLTAMEKITEVATFQSGQARKRLEAQQFLRNLEGGGAKGGGGPSPSGDREKFCRDCHKYFRGDRFDHLKSEAHKEAKRQSIPRCSACNMTFKTSQKYVQHCKGDMHKLKRDQQLKEKDEAAGDGNYVTVDAVGFDDDMEFGADFLEMELGTGDGSPEREDEEDEVVIISGDEKECLVVGDNDSVVVVEDDSSVNPDPDKSIQSPKGQSGSEPEVQEVSDQVLVSGPDVEPSEKPVDEPSVKPVDGPSDKPVDEPSTGDTVPLVEEATSNVKLLEGSEMELRPAQDDSKVEETFYPKKLVEPDLQSATDGYSASSEVANSSQSESNKSYGEATAILAVAHQDVTDNQTGSGFSGQSEGKESSDMVVDAVPTASAASDQLQDASDQQQQETQQQQNKPPQQEETTELVFDPNKPVGEVYLVPVSGFFCKLCHKFLTSDKAGRAHCKGKLHFKALKEELKKKDADQYSADDSDQVSN from the exons ATGTActggcagcagcagcagcagtcgCAGCAGCAGCAAGGCAGCAGGTATGGAAGGCAGTCTAGTAACAACATGTCGCAGTCTCCCCCAGGGTGGGGGTCGCCCACTAACAGCAACCTCCCAAGTCTCTTGGATATGAGCGGCAATCTTAG GAGATCTGAACCGCTTCTAAGAACACCTGAATATGGCAATAGAGGCCCCCCGAGTCGGAGCACTGGATTGCTGGAGAGTCCGCCGATGGCGTATCAGAAAACTCAACAAGACATGCTCGGACAGTTGGATTCTGGTATTGATGAGTTAGTGGCAGCTAAAGTACGCATCCAACAAGCCATGCTGGCGGCCAGCGCCGATACATATGATCATCCACCAACGTCACCAA CTTTTCAGCAGCACAGCCGACCCCAGTCAACGCCCAACAGGCAGCAGAATCAGAATCAATGGCGCCAGCAGGTGACGCCGCAATATCAAGACAAGAGAAGATCGAGCGGTGGTGGACAGATGGGAAGGAATACCGGAGGAGGAGGAGCCCGCGGAGGCAACGATGGGCGGAGGAGCGGCCCAGGAAGTGGTGGAAGGGATAACAGAGGTAGCGGCGGAGTTGGGCAGAATAGAGGGCAAAGCTCAGCCAAGAAGAGGAGAAATAGCTCTGAAGCTTACGATCCGGCCAGACCCACGGAAGATGACCGCGGAT TTACAAGTATTGGTCGACCAGTTGACGATCTTCAAGTGACCATCAAGCAACAGTCTAGAGGGAGAGCGGTCGTCGACGATGCTGGACCGGCGAGAAAGAAACCCATGCAGGGACCAAGATCAGGATCTAAG CCCACTCAGCAGAGCAGTGTGGAGAATGATAGCAACAAATCAGCCTGGTTTTGTCATGTCTGCAGGGTCAGCTGTCACAACATCAAG GTCTATCAGATCCACATGAAGAGTGACAAGCACCTCACCGCCATGGAGAAGATCACCGAGGTAGCAACATTCCAGAGCGGACAAGCGAGGAAGCGTCTTGAAGCTCAACAGTTCCTCCGTAATCTTGAAGGAGGTGGTGCCAAGGGAGGAGGAGGGCCATCTCCCAGTGGTG ACAGGGAGAAGTTTTGCCGAGATTGCCACAAGTATTTCCGAGGAGATCGTTTTGACCACCTCAAGTCAGAAGCTCACAAG GAAGCTAAGAGGCAGTCTATCCCACGTTGCAGCGCCTGTAACATGACCTTCAAGACATCCCAGAAGTATGTACAACACTGCAAAGGAGACATGCACAAACTT AAACGAGACCAGCAACTGAAAGAGAAGGACGAAGCAGCTGGGGATGGGAACTACGTCACTGTGGATGCCGTCGGTTTCGATGACGATATGGAGTTCGGAGCTGACTTCCTTGAGATGGAGCTTGGGACAGGGGACGGCAGTCCA GAACGAGAAGATGAGGAAGACGAAGTGGTTATCATCAGCGGAGATGAGAAGGAATGTCTCGTCGTCGGAGACAACGATTCTGTTGTAGTTGTTGAAGACGATTCCTCTGTCAATCCAGATCCTGATAAATCCATACAATCGCCAAAAGGTCAGTCAGGGTCTGAGCCAGAGGTCCAAGAAGTTAGTGACCAGGTTTTGGTTTCAGGGCCTGATGTAGAGCCTTCTGAGAAGCCTGTTGATGAGCCTTCTGTTAAGCCTGTTGATGGGCCTTCTGATAAGCCTGTTGATGAGCCTTCTACTGGAGACACTGTCCCCTTGGTGGAGGAAGCCACCAGTAATGTGAAACTCCTAGAGGGGTCTGAAATGGAGTTGCGTCCCGCCCAGGATGACTCAAAGGTTGAAGAGACCTTTTACCCCAAGAAGCTGGTGGAGCCTGACTTACAGTCAGCCACCGATGGATATTCAGCTTCCTCAGAGGTGGCAAATTCCAGCCAATCAGAATCTAATAAGTCATATGGAGAAGCCACTGCCATTCTGGCAGTGGCTCACCAAGATGTCACGGATAATCAGACTGGGTCTGGATTTAGTGGTCAAAGTGAAGGGAAAGAGTCGAGCGACATGGTTGTTGATGCCGTACCCACAGCGTCGGCTGCCAGTGACCAGCTTCAAGATGCATCTGACCAACAACAACAGGAGACCCAACAGCAGCAGAACAAGCCACCACAGCAAGAAGAAACTACAGAGCTTGTTTTTGATCCCAACAAGCCTGTTG GAGAAGTGTACCTTGTGCCAGTGTCTGGGTTTTTCTGTAAGCTGTGTCATAAGTTTCTCACGTCGGACAAGGCTGGCCGTGCTCACTGCAAGGGGAAGCTTCACTTTAAGGCACTGAAG GAGGAACTGAAGAAGAAAGACGCCGATCAGTATTCAGCGGACGACTCGGACCAAGTGTCTAATTAA
- the LOC117303485 gene encoding uncharacterized protein LOC117303485 isoform X2, producing the protein MSRRNREYKDVVQKLVGRQSNAARGSPDQQRKQQQRQMLHQLRQHVSEARFETGEAVSHIQDGMNKMEARLSQSSMDSEEGVFHGGNPNSMNEKYQSDTLRAMQELVVKRRQSELDETHVAVEPGRKPEELPVVEVSPKKH; encoded by the exons ATGAGCAGACGGAACAGGGAATACAAA GATGTTGTTCAAAAGCTTGTGGGCCGTCAGAGCAACGCAGCGCGTGGTTCTCCAGACCAGCAGCGGAAACAGCAGCAACGACAGATGCTCCACCAGTTACGACAGCACGTCTCGGAAGCGCGCTTTGAGACGGGCGAGGCCGTCTCGCACATCCAGGACGGCATGAATAAGATGGAGGCACGCCTCAGTCAATCCAGTATGGACAGTGAAGAGGGCGTGTTCCACGGCGGCAATCCAAACAGTATGAATGAGAAGTATCAGAGTGATACGTTGCGCGCGATGCAGGAGTTAGTCGTCAAACGGCGGCAGAGCGAGCTGGACGAGACGCACGTCGCCGTCGAGCCCGGACGAAAACCCGAGGAACTTCCCGTTGTCGAAGTGTCACCGAAGAAACAttga
- the LOC117303485 gene encoding uncharacterized protein LOC117303485 isoform X1 codes for MDRYRRTNMRFRANTLPEESMSRRNREYKDVVQKLVGRQSNAARGSPDQQRKQQQRQMLHQLRQHVSEARFETGEAVSHIQDGMNKMEARLSQSSMDSEEGVFHGGNPNSMNEKYQSDTLRAMQELVVKRRQSELDETHVAVEPGRKPEELPVVEVSPKKH; via the exons ATTTCGGGCAAATACCCTCCCTGAAGAAAGTATGAGCAGACGGAACAGGGAATACAAA GATGTTGTTCAAAAGCTTGTGGGCCGTCAGAGCAACGCAGCGCGTGGTTCTCCAGACCAGCAGCGGAAACAGCAGCAACGACAGATGCTCCACCAGTTACGACAGCACGTCTCGGAAGCGCGCTTTGAGACGGGCGAGGCCGTCTCGCACATCCAGGACGGCATGAATAAGATGGAGGCACGCCTCAGTCAATCCAGTATGGACAGTGAAGAGGGCGTGTTCCACGGCGGCAATCCAAACAGTATGAATGAGAAGTATCAGAGTGATACGTTGCGCGCGATGCAGGAGTTAGTCGTCAAACGGCGGCAGAGCGAGCTGGACGAGACGCACGTCGCCGTCGAGCCCGGACGAAAACCCGAGGAACTTCCCGTTGTCGAAGTGTCACCGAAGAAACAttga